Proteins from a genomic interval of Clostridium sp. 'deep sea':
- the rsmG gene encoding 16S rRNA (guanine(527)-N(7))-methyltransferase RsmG, with amino-acid sequence MNRTIEIFNKVFADSKLTLSDQQLCKMVKFYEYLNEENKQYNLTAIIDPQESAIRHFVDSLMLNLSKEFLNAQTVLDVGSGAGFPGIPLAIFYDLKQFTLLDSLQKRINFLTNTVDLLNLNNVNCVHERAETFSKQAIYREQFDIVTARAVANLSILAEYCLPAVKCGGYFIAMKSKEIENEVSCAYNAISLLGGGNIEVKEYDLLDGRERQLIIVKKINTSPQKYPRRPGIPKKRPIT; translated from the coding sequence ATGAACCGTACAATAGAAATATTTAATAAAGTATTTGCTGATTCTAAACTTACTTTGAGTGATCAGCAGCTGTGTAAAATGGTGAAATTTTATGAGTATTTAAATGAGGAAAATAAACAATATAATTTAACAGCTATTATAGACCCACAAGAATCTGCTATTAGGCATTTTGTGGACTCTTTAATGTTGAATCTAAGTAAGGAGTTTTTAAACGCTCAAACCGTATTAGATGTAGGCAGTGGTGCGGGTTTTCCGGGCATCCCCTTGGCTATTTTTTATGATTTAAAGCAGTTTACTTTATTAGATTCTCTACAAAAGAGAATTAATTTTTTAACAAATACTGTGGATTTATTAAACCTTAATAACGTAAATTGTGTACATGAAAGAGCTGAAACCTTTTCTAAACAAGCTATTTATAGAGAGCAATTTGATATAGTAACGGCAAGAGCCGTTGCAAATTTAAGTATATTGGCTGAATATTGTTTACCAGCTGTAAAATGTGGAGGCTATTTTATAGCCATGAAAAGCAAGGAAATTGAAAATGAAGTATCTTGTGCATATAATGCAATTTCATTGCTTGGAGGAGGCAATATAGAGGTTAAAGAGTATGATTTACTTGATGGTAGGGAGCGTCAGTTAATTATAGTTAAAAAAATTAATACTAGCCCTCAAAAATATCCAAGAAGACCTGGTATTCCAAAAAAACGTCCTATAACTTAA
- the noc gene encoding nucleoid occlusion protein: MNFFGGDRPDKVIQIPLNHIKINPYQPRKEFDLDKLQELSESIKDIGLLQPIVVRKKDHGYELIAGERRLRASKIANLQKIPALVKNFSDNEIARAALIENIQRENLNPLEEALAFNSLLKTFDMTQSELAKQVGKSQSTIANKMRLLKLPEDVKGLISGGKLTERHGRALLVLPEEQRSDIAHTIIEQGWNVRQTVKNIETMVEVAATTERISKRRPVVIRDVRIFINAITSAYKSMKEAGIAAELNQNDSEEYHEFIIKIPK, encoded by the coding sequence ATGAATTTCTTTGGAGGAGATAGGCCCGATAAGGTAATACAGATACCACTAAACCATATCAAAATTAACCCATATCAACCTCGAAAAGAGTTTGATTTAGATAAATTACAGGAGCTTTCTGAATCTATTAAAGATATAGGATTACTACAACCAATTGTTGTAAGAAAAAAAGATCATGGTTATGAGTTAATTGCAGGTGAAAGAAGATTAAGAGCTTCAAAAATCGCTAATTTGCAAAAAATACCTGCATTGGTTAAGAATTTTTCTGATAATGAAATAGCCAGGGCTGCCTTAATAGAAAACATCCAAAGAGAAAATTTAAACCCCTTAGAAGAGGCATTAGCCTTTAATTCATTACTAAAAACTTTTGATATGACCCAATCTGAACTAGCAAAACAAGTAGGCAAAAGTCAATCAACTATAGCCAATAAAATGAGGCTCTTAAAGTTACCAGAAGATGTTAAAGGTTTGATTTCTGGAGGTAAATTAACTGAGCGACATGGAAGAGCGTTGTTAGTTTTGCCTGAAGAGCAAAGAAGTGATATTGCTCATACAATTATTGAACAGGGTTGGAATGTTAGACAAACTGTCAAGAACATAGAGACAATGGTAGAAGTAGCTGCTACAACAGAGCGTATTTCAAAACGTAGACCAGTTGTTATTAGAGATGTAAGAATTTTTATTAATGCCATAACTTCAGCCTACAAATCTATGAAAGAAGCTGGCATTGCTGCTGAACTAAATCAAAATGATAGCGAAGAATATCATGAGTTTATAATAAAAATACCTAAATAA
- a CDS encoding HEAT repeat domain-containing protein — translation MRNKNVLILFIILLLSLLVACQQSTDDIIAKNINNLTKSNPYLRIKAITSLASTEDVRAILPIAKMLNDPDQGVINQAYIELNKLRNTGIAVDYKILKSLSSFNASEQKAITKYTIIAHQNGIDIQTVLLTVLPKVNQIDNYADLIIYVHSRANSNLYPLLLAELSTSNGGVAADVLLLLDKYGYTPSKALVDELINQGYKISEATGQLLVQFACRESYAKPNNPNNQYQVFYQNGNIIINDNSSSSLERCKQGDIMFNNLPHNITYLTRLAILYNQPDVPKEIKGLFNTFVNMDQEKLVSMVLKDNEILCNNEKLRESVITVFANNSTINSWINAELKPLDVTAVITPIAEVENGSESKPDSDSNDTEIKEQAVLIIGDDGLIIGEYHWYLPQKFRPLKKEDIRYVINIASDGTIYIADIIKKELVLYQELNDSSKIYKLIDEFILGIDLDD, via the coding sequence ATGCGTAATAAGAATGTTTTAATTTTATTTATTATTTTATTATTAAGCTTGTTAGTTGCTTGTCAACAATCAACAGATGATATTATAGCTAAAAATATTAACAACCTAACTAAGTCAAATCCCTACTTAAGAATAAAAGCAATAACATCTTTAGCAAGCACTGAAGATGTAAGGGCAATATTACCAATTGCAAAAATGCTTAATGACCCAGATCAAGGTGTTATAAATCAAGCCTATATAGAGTTAAATAAGTTAAGAAACACAGGAATAGCTGTTGATTACAAAATACTTAAGAGTTTAAGTAGCTTTAATGCAAGTGAGCAAAAGGCTATTACAAAGTATACTATAATAGCGCATCAAAATGGTATAGATATTCAAACTGTATTATTAACAGTTTTACCAAAAGTGAATCAAATAGACAATTATGCTGACCTAATAATTTACGTACATTCTAGAGCTAACTCTAATTTGTATCCGCTGTTATTAGCAGAACTATCAACTAGTAATGGTGGAGTAGCGGCAGATGTATTACTTTTACTTGATAAGTATGGCTATACACCATCAAAGGCTTTAGTAGATGAGTTAATAAATCAGGGCTATAAAATATCTGAAGCTACAGGCCAACTATTAGTACAATTTGCTTGTAGGGAAAGCTATGCTAAACCTAATAATCCTAATAATCAATATCAAGTTTTTTATCAAAATGGAAATATTATTATTAATGATAATAGCAGTTCTAGTTTAGAAAGATGCAAACAGGGAGACATTATGTTTAATAACCTTCCTCATAACATAACATATTTAACTAGGCTGGCAATACTGTATAATCAACCAGATGTTCCAAAAGAAATTAAGGGTTTGTTTAATACATTTGTAAACATGGATCAGGAAAAACTAGTATCAATGGTACTTAAAGATAACGAGATACTTTGTAACAATGAAAAACTGAGAGAGTCAGTTATTACAGTGTTTGCCAATAATAGCACAATAAATAGTTGGATAAATGCTGAGTTAAAACCCCTAGATGTTACAGCTGTAATAACACCCATAGCTGAAGTAGAGAATGGCTCAGAATCTAAACCAGATAGCGATAGTAATGATACTGAGATTAAAGAGCAAGCAGTTTTAATAATAGGAGATGATGGATTAATAATTGGCGAATACCACTGGTATTTACCACAAAAATTTAGACCACTAAAAAAAGAGGATATTAGGTACGTAATTAATATAGCTAGTGATGGCACTATATATATAGCAGATATTATTAAAAAAGAGCTTGTTTTGTATCAAGAGCTAAATGACTCAAGTAAAATTTATAAGCTAATAGATGAGTTTATTTTAGGAATAGATTTAGATGATTAA